The sequence TGTATCGCATATATTCAAAATTAGGCGACTGTGTTAAGTACGTCATCATTTTGGATTTATACTTCAAAGACTATTGGATTAGGACTAGCAAAggcatcattaaaaaaaaaaattttaaatgcAGATTATATGTTTAGTGATGACACCAACATTCAGGTTATGTCCTCCTGGGAAAGCCATTTACTGTTTGGCTCATTTTTAAGCCTTTTAATGCACCCATGATCAGGTTTAAAGCTGCTTGTTAAGTTTCATGGCGGTTTGTGTGTGACGTAAACTGCAGAACCTGTTTCTctgccgtaaaacaaaacaacctcaACGCCGCTTCACCAAAGCTCATCGTACAAATGGACTCATTGTTTACACTTCCTGTTTGCGCTCTGCTCCCAAGTTGCTATGACACAGGAAAGCACTTAtctccaaattttgttttgttaccaAGAGCAATCCGatacactggaaaaaaaagaaattgggaTAAGAATTTGCAGTGattcacttgtttttgccTCTCATTTCTGTagtttgaaaatggatggaaacaatttcacaaaatttggagttGCGTGTTTTTTACACGACTTATGTTGGTGTTATTTACTGAATGGAACTCATCTTTTTTGTGCTATTTCTGTAattaaagaataaaatgaacacagagaaacaaaattaGTCTACAAAATTAGTCTTTACTATAAATTGTGCGTTTTCGTCAAAGCAAGGGAGTTACAAGTTCAGTCAAGAGCACACGGCACAGTAAAACCGATCATCAGATCTGTCACAAACACCACTGCTGCTATTTAATTAGGAATTAAAGAGACTCCAGTAAAATCACAATTGAGTTCTGGGCATCTTCAATCGTTACTTTTGTTCAAGCTTATCGTCTaaagaaaacatgtcaaaatTTGTGGCTTTatcgattttttattttatttccccctTTTGGATAAAACCAcaattttgacatatttttcATCAGGCACCAACATTTATCtagtttatattttatttggaaaaatacaGAGACATGGTGCAATAATAGAAAAGTCatctaataataaatataccCGCAAATCTAAAACATGGAGTGCTCCGAAACACTAGTTCACAATACTGTAACATAATATAACAATGCGTTATTTAACTGAAGGGAAACCACAGTGCAAATGATCAGAAGTCAGTCTGTTGTTTTTGCGCTacggcaaaaacaaaaaaatgtcagtgacAAGTACTTATTTGAAATAGGAAAATATATAAAGCACCACTAGAACTTGACAAATTGTTATAGTAATCTGCCACGAACGACCTATACATCTAACTAGATGTCACAAGATGGcaccaaagcactacttttccaTGATACAAGGCTTTGGTGGCGAATTTGCGAGTCGCGAATAGCTAATATGCGCGCAAACACCGTTGCTTCATTTCAACACTCACAAACGTTAAAAAACAGTCAGGTACTAAATATGCaacaatcataataataataataaaaaaaaaaaaagaatattccagaaaaaatgtaacaaaaaaacactgtgGACCATGACAACATCGTGTTTGATTAAGAAAAAATCCGATTCAAACCAGAGCGattgtataaataaaacaaaataggtCAAGATGATATCAGCCCCTCCGCGCTGTCAATGAAATCGATATTTGCGAGCCGGCTTGAGGTTGACGTAGGTCTTCTTCATGTCGTCCGTCTCGTTCTTCTTCACCACCTGATAGCGTTCTCCTTTGGTGCTCACCACCTGGTTGCCGTGGTAGCGGACCAGCTTTTTGGGAGCCTGCCGCAGTTGAAAACAAAGCACGCGTGAAAACGGGCAACGCGTTTGCAAACAGCGGACAGACTTTACCTCTTTAGGGGCGACCGGTCGATGCGTTTTCTTGTCCTCCTCATTGTCGACCAGCATGTACCTGCGGGGGGGAAaataattttactttttttttttgctttgtgctgCCTGGCCAGGTCTTCCTAGCAACAAGTGACCATTAAATATGCGATTAAACTACTTAATTAGAATCATCAACTCAACTGCTTCACTTACTTCTCAAGAATGCTTTCTTTCAGTTTCTGATCCGCCACTGATGAGATATTCTTTCCTTGATTTACCTGAGGCCACGGAAAgtaggttattttttttcctccaagtgTCAACATTAGCACGACGTAGGTGATAAATGATCCAAAATGGCGACACTCACATTGAGCGGGGTGGGGCTGAGTTGGACATCGCCCTCAATGATGAGGCGCACGGCTTCCTCCATGTCTCCTTTGGCAATGGACAGAGCGCTGCGGGCTTCCGACAGACTGCACTTGGGGAACATCTCGAGAAGGTGCTGCTCCTGGCTTTCCAATTCGGACACGGGGAGCTGGAAATGTGCACAGGTCAGGCCCGactattttaaacattttccatgaaaacaatccccattgaaatgaatagagGACAAAATTACCTCGGCTGTGGCGCCCTCTGTCTGTGTTTGTAGGCATTGCATTTCCCTGCCAGATGGGGCCTCATTCGGTAAGAGAGGGGCGATTTTCAAAGAGCCGTCTACCGTCTTTGGCACGCCGTTTTCTCCGTCCACTAGAAAGGAACACATGCTGAGTATCAATAGGCTACCCacgatgaagaaaaaaaaaagctaagaaGTACCTGAGGTGCGAGCTGTAGCTAGCGTGGACGCCAGGCTAAACATCATTTCACACACTTTTACACTGCAACATAAAAATACAGCAGGGACTTTACTCCATTGAAAGTGCAAAGTGATGTTTGAAAGCCATTTAGTTTCTTTTATATTGTAATGTACAAAAAAGCTATTTCACATAAGCTCACATAAATTATACAGGATcgactggagtttgacacctgtgtatGTTCTGACCTATCAATTTCCGCAAATCCCGGTATGTACGCCTCCAGCATCTCGGCAAAGACCTCCACGTCAAAATTCTCCTCAACACTTTGCTGGGAGCCAAGATCTTCCAAAACTCCAGTGATGTAGGACAGGAGGACATCATCAAGTGCACTGCATTCAAGTGCATATAGAAGGTTTGCGTTACTAACAAAACCACACGGTTCAAATAAAgtgatcaaatgaaaaagtttACCTGAGATCTGCATCGGGGATATAAGACTGTAGGAAGTCGTGCAACGCACCGTGGATGATTTTGTGGAGGTCCATGGTGGTTTTCTAACTACAGAAAAGAAATGCACACAGGCTTATATGCGTGGGAGTGGTCCCGCTGACCTCATACCAAGTGCACCCACACTGTCGTCAGACCATATAGGGCACGCTTACATGAACAAGttgcaaaataatttattacgACACTTTGGGTTTTGATAAGATTCGAATTTTAACAATAAAGTACTTTGCATACAAGGTAACGTCTCAGTCTCAATTGAACATATAAAGCGCATTTATTGATGTGAAATGAGGACGTTAATCAGTGCACGTGTGGAGAGTTTGTCATCCAGCAATAATTCTCAGCTAGTGCACCGAAGAGTTAGCAAGTGGGCGACGCTGCGATGCTAACCCAAAGCTAAGCTCGTCTGTGTTTTTACAGCACATTAGTACAACGACGGAAGGATTTCCTCAACTTTTGCTCACTTGGCGACGTCGATCTTCACCTCAACCATCAGCTTGGACGGGAAATAACTGGTAAGTTTATATTTGTTAACAGGCTACCGGGGTTTTGTTAGTTAGCACATTGGCTAACAGCTAAGAGGCTAACCAAAGCGAGCAGCCTCTGCTTATGAAACAAAACGACATCGATTTCGAGTTGACTTACTGCGTCCGAAATTGTGAGGACATCAAGGGCCCTCACGTTGCTTCAAGTATATTCCTGAGAAGAGTGTTTGTGTAGAATTTGTGGACTCCTAGTGGCTGTCAGTGTGATTGTGGAAGCTTATTAGCAATTCACAACATTGGGACGTCATTTCCTCACATTGTAAACAGCTCAGTTCAACCAATGCGGAGCACAAAatgcatgcaaatgttttgacgtgcaaaaaaaaaaagcaaaaggacattttgttGATTGAAATATACTTTCCTAGCACAATTCAAACAATACCCAGGTGTTTCTACCACAATGTCAACAAAGATTTTACACCCTAAAAGTCTTTCATAGTAATTTTATTC is a genomic window of Syngnathus acus chromosome 15, fSynAcu1.2, whole genome shotgun sequence containing:
- the cuedc2 gene encoding CUE domain-containing protein 2; this translates as MDLHKIIHGALHDFLQSYIPDADLSALDDVLLSYITGVLEDLGSQQSVEENFDVEVFAEMLEAYIPGFAEIDSVKVCEMMFSLASTLATARTSVDGENGVPKTVDGSLKIAPLLPNEAPSGREMQCLQTQTEGATAELPVSELESQEQHLLEMFPKCSLSEARSALSIAKGDMEEAVRLIIEGDVQLSPTPLNVNQGKNISSVADQKLKESILEKYMLVDNEEDKKTHRPVAPKEAPKKLVRYHGNQVVSTKGERYQVVKKNETDDMKKTYVNLKPARKYRFH